Genomic window (Drosophila willistoni isolate 14030-0811.24 chromosome 2L unlocalized genomic scaffold, UCI_dwil_1.1 Seg196, whole genome shotgun sequence):
ttattttttgttcatcACCGGAAATATGCATCGAAAAACGcccggtttttttttattttttgtagccggagagagagaaacacacACCCGTCGCGATCGACCGTTAAAAAAGAagtgagaaaaaaaacgaatcgAACATTCACGAACACGTGAGTCGAACATGCAACATCGAACAAAGAGTCGAACACTTCACAACGGACCAATCGGAATTCAGCTCGATTTCCCCTTTGCGACAAGTTAACTCGCGTCGCCAAGCAACATGTTCGCTCACGTTTGTCGCTTTTTTTCCTCAATTTTTTTGGCGCTTTTGTAACGGTCGCTTTGAGGCTTACCTCGCCCCCCTCTTTCAAACAACTAtcttgtatatgtataaattaGCTGCAGCATCACACACGCCCCCTTTTTGCACCGCCCGcactggtttttttttatgttgtgtTTCATTGattaatcaaattgaaatttgtgaAAAAAACGGAAATAGGCGAAAAAGAAGGGAAAGAAGcacatgttttatttttttttttttggaaatcaTGTGCCGAAAATACGTTACATACTCATAcaatcaaacatttttatttccaatgcAAATTGAGCATAcaaattatagaaaattttgaGAAAAATTGATGGAACTCTGGCGTTGTTTAgtcaaaaaaaatgtttaaaatagttttttgctttaatttatttagacattataaattatttagaCACGAAAAAGAGTTTAAGATAAATTTATCGTCAATGCAATCTTTTTCGAAATATTGTAAAATGATTCATGAACAAAGAAACcttttttgaactttttaaattaaaaattaatcaaaaattaagCCTTACTAAAAGTTATTTTAGGGAATCAAAAAACGCATATTAAATATTCCTTATTTATATTTCGCCGTTTCTGCATCGTttccaaaacaacaacatattCTACAATCAAAAGATTTAAAAAGTCTTGCGATTTGAAAACATATGGGGAAACAAGCATTAATCTTGTCTAAAATTGGCACAATTTCCATaacaaaatgttataaatGTTTAGAAAACTAAATTAATACGTTTTTGATTCGATATTCCTCGTGTATTTaaaggttttttcttttgaccaagtcatttaatttgataccTGCCGTGTCCCATATGGATTACCTTTGCACTCCATTGCTTACTCATCTGATTCCTCATTATAGCATTAAATTGTCGTTGCTGGAAGTTTTTCGTATTCATTATAAAACCATGACATGAAGTTTTATTTCCGTCCATGTCAATTCGTTTTTAGAACTCACtgacatttatatttttgtacttttttttttatttggggtGTTTGAAAAATTTTCCCCGTCGCAGCTTTCATTAACACCaattcttgttttcttttttggttttgcttttttctttcttcgtttatatttttttaaggtttgttttattttatttctatgttaatgaatttaataaatttgctTAATTGCTTTACGTTTCGAATCTGTGAGTCATGACTGTGGAGAAGGTGGACGGATGATGAAGAGAAGCCAGCCAGAAGGCGAACACGTGTAAAACGCGCCAATTTTGCGGATAACCCCTGAGGCATTACGGATTCGGTGGTAATAATACGGAAATGTGTGAAGCACGCGTGTTAATCCCAAGCAGAAACTGACCGAAAGTTAAAGGTGTTAATTAGCCATCTttaacacacaaacacactcacacatcaTGATCAACACAAGAGTCACACATACACGGTTAGGATTAGAAATTAGaatcaattaaaaaagttttctggACAACTTTCTATAGGAAATGCGATTGAAACAGttttaatggaaatttaaaagTTCTCAAACCGAAAATGCCGTCGCCCgatagaaacaatttttgttttttccgtTTTGCAAAGAACCGTTGGACACATCCGTCAGAACGCGCGGCTACCGATCGACTATATCGAAGAGTATTCCGCTCTTAAATCGAGGCCTCGTGGCCCCCATCCCCCACATAAAACCGAAAAATTGGGTGGTTGGGGGAGCTCTGTAACGGAAAATTGAAGTtgaaaccagagggccggtgCTAACTTCGTCCGCGCCGCatcgaagtttgtatacccttgcaagtttatTTTGTTACTCCTTCCgtaaaagtagaaaaacggttgaacaacaaagttattgagaaattgttgccttttgtatgggaAATATTTGATATAGTGATCCAATCCGAGATATAGAACAACTGCAATCCGACTCGTCGTGGTGATCAAGACTTCtgactaaaattaatataccctatttgcaagggtataattaaagtgcagcaacaacaacacacatacacacacaacagACTCGTAACAGACTCTGTTAAAAGCAACGGCAGCAGCGCAGCCAACGTCGCCGCATTTCCATTAGCTCGTTCGTCCCCTCTGACTAGCACCATCCTGCTTGCTCTGCTGGCTTTCATCGTGTCACATTATGCCTGCCATCTCACTCGCGTTCGACCgcatggtttttgttttttataccctacCCTTGTAGAGAGTATTATAAAATAGCtatagattttgttttttaaatctaacaaataaaatgatgaaatatttttgtactCATTGATATGGAAACGATTACCGATAGCGtctattataaaaataaaaataaataaatgtttttggATTTAATACTCTTAAACAAAtcgaaataattaaaaaaaaaacacaagaaacAATTTCCGTAATTGATAGATGCAATAATATCAAATTACAAAATCAGAAACTTAAGATTTCAATTCCGCGTAATATAGTCGTTAAATTGGCAACACTATTACTTACATTTGAAATTGAACAAACACTTTGGAGCAAAACCAACTTACTAACTAACTTCTTACGCTATTCTATAGGGTCTATGAAAAGAATTGAGCAGTAGCACGAATTATTGGATACAATATCCTTCGATCATTTATCTATAGTTTTGCATTTTCTCTGCCATAATTCAAATTAActgaatttttatttcaaactaTTTAAGTCCACATAAACttcaattaaaatcaaatttttccAAGGGCGGCATAAAATTTTACTAGTTACAGCTGTTTATGCTGCTTCTTCTTTTGGCGATCCAAGAGTTGCCACTTGGTGCATTTTTTCTATAGAAACTTACTAGTTTCAGCAGGTTGGTAGGGCGCTTCGTGCAGAAACCGCCACTGCttaaatttttcaatgaaatttttcgtaaaacataaaattcaaaataagtatataagttTTTAGCCATTACTTGAAAGCACCttctctatatgtatgtatgctcTTGAATAGAATGAGAAACTGAAAGCTGAATTTGAAAGCTATTggaatgaatttatttatagccAGATTAAGATTAGACACGATACTATGTACAAAGAGACAGAGTGAGAGTTTAAAGCTTATGAATTACATAGAACAGGTAATAGTATCatggccaaggactgcaagtgtatataaacttcggcctGGCTTCTTtgatgtttttcttttcgatttacttttctttgatttcattttttatgatCACTTTGGGTCTGCATCGCTCTTCTTCTTTGATATGTGTCCAAAAATGGACATGTTCACTCAATTAATAAGAAAGGAGTGGAAGGTGGAAGGAAGAAGAGGACTTTTTTAGCGTTCGTTCTGGTCATGGGCACTCTACAATTAGTTTGTAATTGAAATGCGGGTATCATTGATTTCTAGAGCCACTTGGGCAACAAAAGGTAAACGTGAAAAAACTAGTTCGAGTCTGTCTCATTAGCCTTTAGCCTGCGTCTTATTCCACAGTTCATTAAAATGATGGCAAATCATTATCAGGATTGCGAGGATGCGAGTCTAGAGAGGTAGAGGCTCTCACAGAGTGTCATCAACACGGCCGCAACTCACAAATTGCCTGGACGAAGGCAAAGACGAAGACGGACCCTCATTTTTCCTGATTTTGCGTTAAATTCCCCCTTTTCCTCTTCATCGtcattgtcgtcgtcgtcgtcgtctttaCTTGTCTTTCCCGTTTCAAGCCCAAAACGAACACAATCCCATCCCATTTCAATCCCAATTCCATTCCCGAAAAATGAGCGCACACCCCCCGCCAACCCGGGCGGTTAGTAGTAGCTTGTCAAGTCCGGTTCtcaatgttgtttttttttttgccctctCTGTCTTCTTATAACGCATGTACGCATATCTCTTTTCCCtcgtttttttatatttttttaatttctcatTTTCGGGTTGAAGGACCACAACAACCAAAAGCAACCAAACTCAACTTCAACTGGGCCCCGGAGGCggctaattaaaaaaaaaaccagaaaaatgCAACAAGCATATGGATGTACCtacagatacatatacatacatatgtacttatattatatatgtatcaCTTCTGATCCTTAAGGGCTCTGACTCAATTTGTACTCTGTGTATTTGGGTCAGAGTATTGCCACAAAATAAATGAGGTGTATAATACccaaaatgaatttatttcaaaagttattGAGTTCatagagcgaaagagagagagagagagagagagacatctTTCTTTGCTTTCACCTTTCACAGAGCATTTCCTTCATGGCGTTGTATTGAGCAACTTCATCAGGATCTATCCTATCTCGAAGGTAGCTAGATTCACTCAAAGGATCCTGACGTTTCTTACGGCGTCGTCGCCTACAGTCAACATAAGTTACGCAATGCCAACAGCACATGGGAAACTCCATTACGGTGGAGACTCCGGATTCCTCGCAATCTTGATAAGCCGCCGGTTGCTGGCAACTACATAAGTGACAAGAACATTACTAAAAACCCTCTGTCCTGGGAATATTACGACTTACTAGTGGATCAAAGCATCACCCTCTGTGTTTTGGCATACATAAACACCGCAAACATTGGGATCCTTTTGAGTGCCGCCCACTTCAATATCACCGCTTTTTCCCTTGCAACCATTTgctataaagaaaataaaattattgaagAAATAATCCAGAGAGTGTAAACTTACTGCCTGCTTCGAGTTTCTCATAGTGAACCAAGGCGTTAACGTTAACGTTAATGGTTACAATCCACAGGGAAGTAACTATTAAAAAGCACTTCATTCTCATAAGTGAATGGTTTTGTTGATTTACTACCTTatataggtaagaaaaaacTCAATCTGTTATTCGATATGGCCAGGGATCATACTTCGAgtgtaaatatttatgatttaCACAACTTTTTCATCAAGAATTGTAACAAAACGCtctaaaaatattgcttaCAGCTgtagtttaaagttttttaagaatttatttatttgttttgagGGTTTACTTTCACTTACAAAACTTGAGTCGATATTTAAAGCCATAGCTACACATGCCTTCAGCTAAGAGAATTGATAAGAAAACTAGTCCGTAGATTGACTAACTTTTAGTATGAATTTGGTGTTTAAAAGCTTGACAGGTCTAATCCTATCTTAAGGTGGATGTGGGCGTCCTAAACCCATTATGAAATTCTACGAAGCTTTTTTAACAATTCAACTTTCGATTACTGCATCAATACTTGCTAAAGAATCTAGGTATAGATTTTGAGGGATTATATCTGCAATTTTAGGGAACATGTCATGTTAACAAGAGATCACTCTTTTCAGCAGCTTAAAAAGTAATATATAGGTTTTTCTGTGGGAAATTTTCATCATTCTTGTTTAATTGTTCATTCAAAATTTGTCTTGGATTGCGAACTTTTAAGAATTTTAGAACAAACTTATCTCTTAGGGAAGAAATTCCCAATCCAGAAAATCTGTAATTTTCAGGACTTTTTATCtatatttatagatatatTTTCGAGGTTATTAGACTTCAATTTGAAGCCCagatgtttgttttttttgctctagaaaatatttttggagGGTTCGatcaaaaaattaagatttttCGGCTAGTTAGTAATTTTGGCTCTTCTCATTTTGTCATTATGAGAATTTACGGAAATTATACGAAACCTTTGAAGACCCACTGGGTATTAAGTTTGACATGGTTTTCTATTTTAActgtaaatatttatgaatattGTTGGCATCTTTAATTCAAGGCTTTGAATAATGTTTACTTCTAGATTCTGTACTCTAAACATACAGTAACTTATGTCATTCAATTAAAGTTTACTTCCATTTTCAacagtaaatatttataattaatacaATCTATTCATTATGAATTATGTTTACTATCTAAAATTGTAAGTTTGGAGACAAATTGTCCTTGAATAAGAAACTATTTCCTATTGCACCTGCTCACTTTGCGTTCTCTAAACTCTCTTTGTCAGCTAAAcacaagaaaatatataatatacaaaatatatatacataaaagtggagaaaaaagaaacatttgtTTAAGTTTGGCCAGCATTTGCCCCTTGCCTCTCATCCGTTACCTCCTCTCGTCTACGACCTCGACGATGACTTCGTCGACGTAGCCTAAAATTGGTCGCATTCGATGATGCCTTCTGTTTGGCCTCAACCGCAGCACAAGCTGCTTTGTAGGCGGCTTGTTTCGTCTTCTCAAAGTCTTCGCGAGCACTTTGCAATTGCTTTTGGAGCAAACCTACACGGTTTTTGGCTGCCTCGAGTAATTGAGTTTTCGAAGCCATTTCTTGCTGTGAACCCATTGCGACGGTTTGAATATTGGCCAGATTATCCTTGGCGGTTTTTTGAAGCTCGGTTAGGGCCTCAAATTGCTGGGTAGCAGCACGTGCTGCATCCACGGCGGCATTCATATTCATCTCTGTGTTCTGCAGAGAGGAGGACTCCTCCTCGACCACGGCGGAGGCTTCGTTCATTTCCTGCTCCAATTGCTCGACAACCATTTGCTTGCCTGTGAGTGCCGCTTCGGCTGCCTTGGCCGATTGGAAGGCCTTCTCGGCGAGTTCCTGCTTGATGTGCTGGGCAGCAGCTAGACCAGCGGCTGCTTGAGCCTCACTTGCGGCTCTGGCATCCTGGGCTGCCTTTATGGCAATGCTTGAGGACTTTTGTTTCGGGTCGCCGGGTTGAAAGATTTGTTTTACATCACATTTGCGGCCGGGATCTTCTTGACCAGGACTACATTGTTGCTGGCCACTGCCGGCTCCAGAGGATCCAGCAGCTCCTCCTACACCTCCTCCACCTACACCCGCTGCTTCACCTGCATTTATTAAATGACAATCCTCTTGCTTGAAAGCTCCCACTCCTCTTCCTCCTCCGGCACCCGTGTTAATGGACGCAAAGTCGGCATAGAGATTTGCGGGACCTTGTCCTTGGTAGTGTCTCTGTGATCAGGTGAATATATATGCAATTGGTGGGTGGACCAAGAGGAACCTCTTACCTTCACCATTCGATAGCCATTCGTGGCATTCATGATATTTAAAACAAGCAGTAGCCAAAGATATGAGCTGCCTCGTATGCGCATGGAGAAAGTTGTTTTACTTGGTCACTTCTGCTCATCGCTCAggattctatatatatttatattgagAAATTGCTCAAAGTTACTGCGATTGAATTACAAAAATGCTATTTGAGTGAAGTTTGAATGGTATGCTAATTGGGCTATCACCTTTCATTCGGTTTACCCTGAATTCAGGTGTTGAAACACTCGCAATGCCAATTGGCTCCTAAGGCGACTATAAAAGCTATGCCAAGTCAGGGCGAAGCAATTAAAGTTATTTGCCCTCGACAAAGATGAAGTGTCTAGTaataatttgcaattttttgttcgGTCTATCAACTGTAATGGGACTTGTACATTATGTGAAATTAAAGCCAGGAGGTAATCCAGAAAAATATTCCAAATGGAAAACTCtcattttcaaattcattCCCCTCTCTCGAATTTATAGCCAATGGTTGCGTGGCCCAAGAAGGTGAAATTAAAGTGGGTGAAACTCTAAAAGATCCCAATGTCTGCGGTGTTTATGTCTGCCAAAATAAAGAGGGCGATGCTCTCATACATTAGTAAgtggacacacacacagctaactagttagaatcgttgggtaatggttttttctttgtagCTGCCAAAGACCTGCAACATTTGCAAATTGCCCAAAAACAGAAACTGGCGTTTCGACAGTCATTGACTTTCCGCAATGTTGTTGGATTTGTGTGGAATACAAAGATTGTGGAGCTGGGGCACCATCGGATGAAGGGAAAAAAGATGAAGAGAAAAAAGTTGAAGAGAAAAAAGatgaagagaaaaaagaagaagcctGAGCTGGAGGATCTTCAGACGAAAAATAATCATAAGAAGCATCCTTAGAAGTATCATCCTCAAAAGAAACATCGTCGGAAGAAACATCATCTTAATAAGTTTCTCCCATCTCCTGCTGGAGATTAACCCAAAACTCGGCACTTTTTATTGTTGTAAGGATTATATATACGTATAGaataagaatatatacacCTCCACATTCCATTTGCGGGTCATTTGTCTGTCTGGCCGCTGTCTCCTCACATTCTAAAATGTCTGCAAGTGATGAGCATGCAGTGGCGGCATTTAGTTAGTTGCAATTTTGAGACAGCGCCAAGAGGAGCCAAAAGGGGGCAGAGACGGAGGCAAAGGGGGCAGTGGCTAGAGAATAGAACAGCCAAACAGACAGAAGGAAGAGTCGTCGTCAAGTCCCACAGAGACATGAATTGCTATAAAAAATGTTAGCTATGTTTGAGAGagaaacaaaagtaaaaacttaaaatgctaaaaactaaaactaaaagcaATCTCTGCTGCTGATGGCTAGACAAAGGCAATGCACAGTGGTTCAAGTCTAAAACATTTCCCGGCataaaatcaattttgttaagatttattcaagttttatttttggaaaaaataagTGAACATTTTCAAGAATAAAAAACCTTTTATTCCacttttcaaaacaaaaagatcTGGGATCATTTTCGAATCGTTTTTCaattagaaaataaaattgcaaTATTTTTCAGGTTATAAATTGACTAAAAAGCTAGTAACTTTCAAGCGAAATTtccaaatttgtttaattttattacaatCAGACTAATACATATCAAAACGAACGAGACAGAAGATATTAGCTTATTGTTAGAATCCAAACATTTTATACCTAAATTGAAAGTGGGAAATAGTTCCTAAAAATTtgtgaaaagttttgaaaattgtaattatgtatttacttattattgttaaattattgtgaataccaaatttaaatttcccAAGGATTTCTGGTTTAGTAAGAGATTTTGGATCACAAAGTTAAGGAGCCACTGTGCCAAGAAGACTATGACAAAGAGAGGTGAAGAGAAAAGGAAGAAGAAcaccaaaaatagtttttcttttgtttttaggaGCGCCATTTAAGCGCGTGacgccaaaaaagaaaataatggtGAAAATGGTGCCCATTTCTATTTGAACTAAATGTCAAAGTGATTTCCTCTCCCCTCGTAAAAAGGCAAAGggcaataaaaaacaaaacatgcaaTATCGAAAATAAGTTTCTCTATCTATGTTGAAACTaagttgaaataattaatacACCAAGAGTTTGAATTTCATTCAAAAAAAGGTTCAACAAAGTTCAAGAatgtatttcattttaatttcatGTGCTGGGTACATGACG
Coding sequences:
- the LOC6640296 gene encoding uncharacterized protein LOC6640296 translates to MRMKCFLIVTSLWIVTINVNVNALVHYEKLEAGTNGCKGKSGDIEVGGTQKDPNVCGVYVCQNTEGDALIHYCQQPAAYQDCEESGVSTVMEFPMCCWHCVTYVDCRRRRRKKRQDPLSESSYLRDRIDPDEVAQYNAMKEMLCER
- the LOC26528983 gene encoding glycine, alanine and asparagine-rich protein, whose amino-acid sequence is MRIRGSSYLWLLLVLNIMNATNGYRMVKRHYQGQGPANLYADFASINTGAGGGRGVGAFKQEDCHLINAGEAAGVGGGGVGGAAGSSGAGSGQQQCSPGQEDPGRKCDVKQIFQPGDPKQKSSSIAIKAAQDARAASEAQAAAGLAAAQHIKQELAEKAFQSAKAAEAALTGKQMVVEQLEQEMNEASAVVEEESSSLQNTEMNMNAAVDAARAATQQFEALTELQKTAKDNLANIQTVAMGSQQEMASKTQLLEAAKNRVGLLQKQLQSAREDFEKTKQAAYKAACAAVEAKQKASSNATNFRLRRRSHRRGRRREEVTDERQGANAGQT
- the LOC111518361 gene encoding uncharacterized protein LOC111518361; this encodes MKCLVIICNFLFGLSTVMGLVHYVKLKPGANGCVAQEGEIKVGETLKDPNVCGVYVCQNKEGDALIHYCQRPATFANCPKTETGVSTVIDFPQCCWICVEYKDCGAGAPSDEGKKDEEKKVEEKKDEEKKEEA